Proteins from a genomic interval of Pseudodesulfovibrio nedwellii:
- the gyrA gene encoding DNA gyrase subunit A, translating to MSDTITIESELKKSYLEYSLSVIIGRAIPDVRDGLKPVHRRILFAMHDLGNYHNRAYKKSARVVGDVIGKYHPHGDSAVYDALVRMAQDFSMRDMLVDGQGNFGSIDGDSAAAMRYTEVRMAKLCGEFLGDIEKQTVDFNPNYDNTMQEPSVLPTKVPNLLLNGTTGIAVGMATNIPPHNLSELIDGCVHILDNPDCSVESMMEFVKGPDFPTGGTVFGGQGLIDAYTTGRGSIKIRGIVEKEEANKGKKERIVIKEIPFALNKSTLVEKIAQLVHDKKVDGVSDLRDESDRTGIRIVLDLKRGAIADIIINSLYKFTPLETSFGINMMAVVGKRPMLLNLKEVLKYFLDHRREVIIRRTKFDLDKCEKRVHILEGLHIALDNIDEVVKLIRASQSPEEARNSLMDRFELSEIQAKAILDMRLQKLTGLEQDKLLEELAELMKRIEYFRSILDNEEVLKGVIRDELTEIKENYATPRKSELLLADLDSIDIEDLIPDEETVITLSRRGYIKRTPLSNYTAQRRGGKGIAGVQTGDGDFIHTFMLTTNHQHLVLFTNFGKMFKIKVHQVPEGSRYAKGGHVNNLLPLEKDEHIATCLSLREFDDDRFFLFVTKKGMIKRSSIGLYANCRTTGIRAVNLRDNDELMTVRELDRDVDCILASREGSAIRFNINDARPMGRATAGVKGMALRPNDEVVACVVTGDVDRDQLLTVSEGGFGKRTSIDQYRSQTRGGKGILNMRLTNKTGKVISARMVNESDDVILLTTQNKVIRMSVSEVSQTRGRATQGVRLVRMDADNKVAGFDLVMDDDEELTEKQS from the coding sequence ATGAGTGATACGATTACCATCGAAAGTGAACTCAAGAAAAGTTATCTTGAGTATTCCCTCTCTGTCATCATAGGACGCGCCATCCCGGATGTGCGTGACGGGTTAAAACCCGTGCATAGGCGTATTTTATTCGCCATGCACGACCTCGGCAACTACCACAATCGCGCTTACAAGAAATCTGCTCGTGTGGTCGGTGACGTCATCGGTAAATACCATCCGCATGGTGACTCCGCAGTATATGATGCCTTGGTCCGTATGGCCCAGGATTTCTCTATGCGCGACATGCTGGTGGATGGTCAGGGTAACTTCGGTTCCATTGACGGCGATTCTGCGGCTGCAATGCGTTATACTGAAGTTCGCATGGCCAAGTTGTGCGGCGAGTTTCTCGGCGACATCGAAAAGCAGACTGTTGATTTCAATCCCAACTACGACAACACAATGCAGGAGCCGTCTGTCCTGCCCACCAAGGTGCCGAACCTCTTATTGAACGGTACCACTGGTATTGCTGTCGGTATGGCAACCAACATTCCACCTCACAATTTGAGCGAGCTTATCGACGGTTGTGTACATATCTTGGACAATCCGGATTGTTCTGTTGAATCCATGATGGAATTTGTGAAAGGTCCAGATTTCCCGACTGGCGGTACCGTATTCGGTGGCCAGGGATTGATTGATGCCTACACCACTGGTCGTGGTTCTATCAAAATCCGTGGTATTGTGGAAAAGGAAGAAGCCAATAAGGGGAAGAAAGAGCGGATCGTGATCAAGGAGATCCCTTTTGCTCTCAACAAATCCACGCTGGTCGAGAAGATTGCCCAGCTGGTGCATGATAAAAAGGTCGATGGTGTTTCCGACCTGCGTGATGAATCAGATCGTACCGGTATTCGTATCGTCCTTGATCTGAAACGCGGTGCCATCGCCGACATCATTATTAATTCTCTCTACAAATTCACCCCGTTGGAAACCAGTTTCGGCATCAATATGATGGCTGTTGTTGGTAAACGTCCCATGCTGTTGAATTTGAAAGAAGTACTCAAATACTTTTTGGATCATCGCCGTGAGGTGATTATCCGTCGGACCAAGTTTGATCTCGATAAGTGTGAAAAGCGCGTCCACATTCTGGAAGGTTTACACATCGCTCTTGATAACATCGACGAAGTTGTCAAACTCATTCGCGCATCCCAATCGCCTGAAGAAGCCCGTAATTCTCTTATGGACCGCTTCGAGTTGTCTGAGATTCAGGCTAAGGCCATTTTGGATATGCGTCTCCAGAAGCTTACTGGTTTGGAGCAGGACAAACTGCTTGAAGAACTGGCCGAGCTGATGAAGAGAATTGAATACTTCAGGTCTATTCTTGATAACGAAGAAGTTTTGAAAGGTGTCATTCGTGACGAATTGACCGAGATTAAGGAAAATTACGCCACACCGCGTAAGTCCGAATTGCTCCTGGCAGACCTCGATTCTATTGATATCGAAGATCTCATTCCTGATGAAGAAACTGTTATCACCCTGTCCAGACGCGGTTATATCAAGCGTACTCCGCTGTCCAACTACACGGCACAGCGACGTGGCGGTAAGGGAATTGCTGGTGTTCAGACCGGTGACGGCGATTTTATCCACACCTTCATGTTGACTACCAATCATCAGCATCTGGTCCTGTTCACGAACTTCGGTAAGATGTTCAAGATCAAGGTCCATCAGGTGCCTGAAGGCAGCCGTTACGCCAAGGGTGGGCATGTGAACAACTTGCTGCCACTGGAAAAGGATGAGCATATCGCAACGTGCTTGTCGCTGCGTGAATTCGATGATGACAGGTTCTTCCTGTTCGTGACCAAGAAGGGCATGATCAAGCGTTCCTCCATCGGGTTGTATGCCAATTGCCGCACGACCGGCATCAGGGCTGTGAATTTGCGTGATAATGACGAACTCATGACCGTTCGTGAATTGGATCGGGATGTGGATTGTATCCTCGCGAGCCGTGAGGGTTCCGCTATCCGGTTCAATATCAACGACGCTCGGCCTATGGGTCGCGCCACCGCAGGCGTCAAAGGTATGGCACTTAGGCCCAACGATGAAGTTGTGGCGTGTGTTGTTACTGGTGATGTTGACCGCGATCAACTGCTGACGGTATCCGAAGGCGGATTTGGTAAGCGGACATCAATCGATCAGTATCGTAGCCAGACTCGTGGTGGTAAGGGAATCTTGAACATGCGTCTTACCAACAAGACCGGAAAGGTCATCAGTGCACGCATGGTTAACGAATCCGATGACGTGATTCTGCTCACCACGCAGAACAAGGTTATCCGAATGTCCGTGTCGGAAGTCAGCCAGACACGAGGCCGCGCCACACAGGGTGTGCGCCTGGTGCGTATGGATGCCGACAATAAGGTGGCCGGTTTCGACCTGGTCATGGATGACGACGAAGAACTCACTGAAAAACAATCATAA